From Chryseobacterium sp. IHB B 17019, one genomic window encodes:
- a CDS encoding SDR family NAD(P)-dependent oxidoreductase, whose amino-acid sequence MNSALITGANRSIGLEIAKQLSQKGLSVYLGSRNLENGETVVKELNEQGFQNIKAIEIDVTNPESISKARDIIENEQGKLDILINNAGILGPIPQTAAEASIKDIQNVFDTNFFGVISVTQAFLDLLKKSDSPRISNITSGLGSLTLHSDPNWKYYNVKGAAYGPSKSALNAYTIVLAYELKDSPFKVNVIDPGYTATDFNHHSGPGSVESAASFIIKHTLTDKNGPTGQYFSNDIEDESGISPW is encoded by the coding sequence ATGAATTCAGCATTAATTACAGGAGCCAACAGAAGTATTGGCTTGGAAATAGCAAAGCAACTTTCACAAAAAGGATTATCCGTTTATTTGGGAAGCCGTAACCTTGAAAATGGCGAAACAGTTGTAAAAGAATTAAACGAACAAGGATTTCAGAATATTAAAGCAATTGAAATCGACGTCACCAACCCAGAATCAATATCAAAAGCCAGAGATATTATTGAAAACGAACAGGGAAAACTGGATATTCTGATCAATAACGCCGGAATTCTGGGGCCGATTCCTCAAACTGCGGCAGAAGCATCGATCAAAGATATTCAAAATGTGTTTGATACGAACTTTTTTGGAGTAATCAGCGTTACACAGGCATTTTTAGACCTGCTTAAAAAATCTGACAGCCCAAGAATCAGCAATATTACTTCCGGATTGGGTTCTTTAACTTTACACAGCGATCCGAACTGGAAATATTACAATGTAAAAGGTGCAGCTTATGGCCCGTCCAAATCAGCTTTGAACGCTTATACCATTGTTTTAGCATATGAATTGAAAGATTCTCCTTTTAAAGTAAATGTGATTGATCCTGGGTATACGGCGACGGATTTCAATCATCACAGCGGACCAGGTTCGGTAGAAAGTGCGGCGAGTTTTATCATTAAACATACTTTAACTGATAAAAACGGGCCTACAGGACAGTATTTCAGTAATGATATTGAGGATGAGAGCGGGATTAGTCCGTGGTAG
- a CDS encoding Crp/Fnr family transcriptional regulator has product MKELFDFILRFGNLNQQQIDFIASKAKEVDLPKDEYFSEAGKIARQVAFVVDGILRVCYYDNKGEEITKYFIEENNLVVDLESFDNEICSSTYVQAVTDCKLIVFQRKDWLELLQTIVGWEAIVHKIISRALIQKVERRSPLVSEDATTRYLKFLEIYPTVVNRIPLSYVASYLGVTQSSLSRIRKNIR; this is encoded by the coding sequence ATGAAAGAACTATTCGATTTTATTTTAAGATTTGGAAATCTTAATCAGCAGCAGATCGACTTTATCGCAAGTAAGGCAAAGGAAGTCGACCTTCCGAAAGACGAATATTTTTCTGAAGCCGGAAAAATTGCACGACAGGTTGCTTTTGTTGTCGACGGAATTCTGCGTGTTTGCTATTACGATAATAAAGGCGAGGAAATCACCAAGTATTTCATCGAAGAAAATAATTTGGTTGTAGATCTTGAAAGTTTTGACAATGAAATCTGTTCAAGCACTTACGTTCAGGCGGTTACAGACTGCAAGCTAATTGTATTTCAGCGAAAAGACTGGCTTGAACTTTTACAGACCATTGTCGGGTGGGAAGCGATTGTTCATAAAATTATTTCAAGAGCATTAATTCAAAAAGTGGAAAGAAGAAGTCCGCTTGTTTCGGAAGATGCAACTACTCGTTATTTAAAATTTCTTGAAATCTATCCTACCGTTGTCAACAGAATTCCACTCTCTTATGTAGCTTCTTATCTGGGAGTTACACAATCATCACTCAGCCGAATAAGAAAGAATATCCGGTAA
- a CDS encoding DUF4268 domain-containing protein produces MFSKQEAQQLKKEFWTAFGKSFPRKWILYDTKVKDFSFKFNADNKKAEVSLDIEMKDEIFRNAYYEKIWSLEDILKDFIGDFQKEEYFTLENGKVIAKIWVEKHNVSIFNKNTWQEIFEFFVEKMDGFERFYYEYEDFIKDV; encoded by the coding sequence ATGTTCAGTAAACAGGAAGCACAGCAGTTAAAAAAAGAATTCTGGACGGCTTTTGGAAAGTCATTCCCCAGAAAATGGATTTTGTATGATACGAAAGTCAAAGATTTTTCATTTAAATTCAATGCAGATAATAAAAAGGCGGAGGTTTCTTTGGATATAGAAATGAAAGATGAGATTTTCCGGAATGCTTATTATGAAAAGATATGGTCTCTGGAAGACATTCTGAAAGATTTTATCGGAGATTTTCAAAAAGAAGAATACTTTACACTGGAAAACGGAAAAGTTATCGCCAAAATCTGGGTTGAAAAACACAATGTTTCTATTTTCAATAAAAATACCTGGCAAGAAATTTTTGAGTTTTTTGTTGAAAAAATGGATGGCTTTGAGAGGTTTTATTATGAATATGAGGATTTTATAAAAGATGTGTAA
- a CDS encoding RrF2 family transcriptional regulator, translating to MLSKKSQYAFKALSYLVEKRNDGPILISEIADHKKIPLKFLENILLELKKADILDSKKGKGGGYFFKENPENVQLARIIRLVNGPIALLPCVSLNFYQKCDDCNEDHCSLHDVLIEVRDASLNILEKKTLMDLVD from the coding sequence ATGCTTTCTAAAAAATCTCAATATGCTTTTAAAGCGCTGTCATATCTTGTGGAGAAGAGAAATGACGGTCCTATTCTTATTTCCGAAATTGCTGATCATAAGAAAATTCCTTTGAAATTTTTAGAAAATATTTTGCTTGAACTTAAAAAAGCTGATATCCTGGATAGTAAAAAAGGTAAAGGCGGAGGATATTTTTTCAAAGAAAACCCTGAAAATGTACAATTGGCAAGAATTATCCGTCTTGTGAATGGTCCTATTGCACTTTTGCCGTGTGTCAGCTTAAATTTTTACCAGAAATGTGATGATTGCAATGAAGATCACTGTAGTCTGCATGATGTATTGATTGAAGTTCGGGATGCTTCTTTAAATATTTTAGAGAAAAAAACCTTGATGGATCTGGTGGACTAA
- a CDS encoding putative quinol monooxygenase gives MNLYVVALFKFNENYLMEAVELFQTLVRETRKEEGCLQYDLVEDKDNKGTFFMVELWESEEHHNRHNGQDHLLNFKRDVSKILESTTQVYKGTKTL, from the coding sequence ATGAATTTATACGTAGTTGCGCTTTTCAAGTTTAATGAAAATTATCTGATGGAAGCGGTAGAACTTTTTCAGACGTTGGTAAGAGAAACGAGAAAGGAAGAGGGGTGTCTGCAATATGATCTTGTAGAAGATAAGGATAATAAGGGGACATTTTTCATGGTGGAATTGTGGGAAAGTGAAGAACATCACAACCGCCACAACGGGCAGGACCATCTGTTGAATTTCAAGCGTGATGTTTCAAAAATACTTGAAAGTACGACACAGGTTTATAAAGGAACAAAAACTCTTTAG
- a CDS encoding T9SS-dependent choice-of-anchor J family protein, translating into MKLKLLLGTLMFGAITAHAQVATINENFNSFTQGQGQTVFPQNQWTAIYPPPVGNPPAMMNIIANGATDNFVQAYSGANQNSPQYLISPQIIAPAGDKTITFKARRNTGSAPGSVQVGLASNPADMSTFVALATATTLTSDVFQTISVPVTASASQYIVFKFVGVFAPHTVMEIDDVVYAANSTLAVSDNVKSKEEIKFAINTENTALQFVTKKDPKNIQIYSALGQKMAEGKLSGQQFDISALQTGVYYILIETAEGTLVKSKFIKK; encoded by the coding sequence ATGAAATTAAAACTACTTTTAGGAACATTGATGTTTGGTGCTATTACAGCTCATGCTCAAGTAGCAACGATTAATGAAAATTTTAATAGTTTTACTCAAGGTCAGGGGCAAACTGTTTTCCCGCAAAACCAGTGGACAGCCATTTATCCGCCCCCTGTTGGGAATCCTCCTGCAATGATGAATATCATAGCCAACGGAGCAACAGATAATTTTGTTCAGGCTTATTCCGGGGCAAACCAAAACAGCCCTCAATATTTAATTTCCCCGCAGATTATTGCTCCTGCAGGAGATAAAACCATCACATTCAAGGCCAGAAGAAATACAGGTTCTGCTCCGGGATCAGTACAGGTTGGATTGGCTTCAAACCCTGCTGACATGAGCACATTCGTGGCTCTGGCAACAGCTACTACGTTGACGAGTGATGTTTTCCAAACAATATCAGTACCTGTAACAGCTTCTGCTTCACAGTATATTGTTTTTAAATTTGTAGGAGTTTTTGCACCGCATACCGTGATGGAAATTGATGATGTTGTTTACGCTGCAAATTCTACCCTTGCTGTTTCTGACAATGTAAAATCAAAAGAAGAAATCAAATTTGCTATAAATACAGAAAATACCGCACTACAGTTCGTAACTAAAAAAGACCCTAAAAACATCCAGATTTATTCTGCTTTGGGACAAAAAATGGCGGAAGGTAAATTGAGCGGGCAACAATTCGATATCAGCGCTCTTCAAACAGGAGTTTATTATATTCTTATCGAAACAGCCGAAGGAACACTTGTAAAATCAAAGTTCATAAAAAAGTAA
- a CDS encoding TonB-dependent receptor plug domain-containing protein: MKKKVLSILSLSMVLWMNAQEKDSLNQKKIEEVVITGQYMQQSINKSIYKVEVIDAQQIKNMAATNAAEVLNQSLNIQITPDTNSGNSTANIMGLGGNYVKILIDNIPVVGDTGLGSNIDLTKLSLSNIERIEIVKGSMGVEYGNGALAGVINIITKKSSSKKLSIRATLQEETVRDGYNLRKKGQGRHIQNVNVGYNFNDNWFTNISFNHNQFMGYEGEKQGYKYFAQDNQRGYEWNPKDQYEANALIKYSKNKTSLFYKVSYLNETFNYYNPKVDRIPLNDGQGGVSYKSLDRNYNTQRWLHQFNIQTNLGHIRYNGDFSYQNQDRKFYDYNYDIPNRTKDSNYNEQSYYKTDVIYSRGMFSNFLDNKKFDFQLGYELDHTSGYAALIAGEFDGNNVKRKIFTYGTFLSAEWNVSDKFSLRPGARLSVSDSFDNQFNYSLSARYKTSENSNLRGVFGTADRYPTYDELFTYFVNVNHDIQGNPDLKPENGYSAGLFWDQGFDMGDGWKFNYNLEALYVDLNDKIENVMVVKPSTYKYMNLDKYRSLLFGANANIVKDQFSLGVRTSLNGISVSKQEMDVTTPDDFQYNFQVGANVSYQLAGPKTALNLFYKYTGPSRIYVIENEAFRLARTDGFHMMDFVVSQPFWKERLELSVGVKNIFDVTTINSTNSTASAHNAATDRLNLYYGRSYFARLMYQF; this comes from the coding sequence ATGAAGAAGAAAGTGCTTTCCATTCTCAGTTTGTCCATGGTTTTATGGATGAATGCACAGGAAAAAGATTCTCTTAATCAAAAGAAGATAGAAGAAGTTGTCATTACCGGGCAATATATGCAGCAATCAATCAATAAATCTATTTATAAGGTTGAGGTAATTGATGCACAGCAGATTAAAAATATGGCGGCTACCAATGCAGCTGAAGTTTTAAATCAATCTTTAAACATACAAATCACCCCAGATACAAACTCCGGAAACTCTACTGCTAATATTATGGGATTGGGCGGTAATTATGTGAAGATTTTAATTGATAATATTCCCGTAGTCGGTGATACAGGTTTGGGAAGTAATATTGATCTTACAAAGCTTAGTTTAAGTAATATCGAAAGAATCGAGATTGTAAAAGGAAGCATGGGTGTTGAATATGGAAATGGCGCTTTGGCAGGTGTAATTAATATCATCACAAAGAAAAGCAGTTCAAAAAAATTAAGTATCAGAGCGACTTTACAGGAGGAAACCGTGAGAGACGGCTATAATCTGAGGAAAAAAGGCCAGGGCAGACACATTCAGAATGTAAATGTAGGGTACAATTTTAATGATAACTGGTTTACAAATATTAGCTTCAATCACAACCAATTTATGGGATATGAAGGAGAAAAACAAGGATATAAATACTTTGCACAGGATAATCAGAGAGGATACGAATGGAATCCCAAAGATCAATACGAAGCAAATGCTTTAATAAAATATTCTAAAAATAAAACTTCACTTTTCTATAAAGTTTCCTATTTGAACGAAACATTCAATTATTACAATCCTAAAGTTGACAGAATTCCTCTGAATGACGGCCAGGGTGGTGTTTCTTACAAAAGTTTGGATAGAAATTATAATACCCAGCGTTGGCTGCATCAGTTTAATATTCAGACAAATTTAGGTCATATCCGGTATAACGGGGATTTCTCATATCAAAACCAGGACAGGAAATTCTATGACTACAACTATGATATTCCGAACCGTACAAAAGATTCAAATTACAACGAACAATCCTATTATAAGACCGATGTAATTTACTCGAGAGGTATGTTCAGTAATTTTTTGGATAATAAAAAGTTTGATTTCCAATTGGGATACGAATTGGATCATACCAGTGGATATGCCGCTTTAATTGCCGGAGAATTTGATGGAAATAATGTAAAGAGAAAAATTTTCACTTATGGCACCTTCCTTTCCGCAGAATGGAATGTTTCAGATAAATTTTCATTAAGACCGGGAGCGAGATTATCCGTAAGTGACAGCTTCGACAATCAGTTTAATTATTCACTTTCTGCAAGATATAAAACCTCTGAAAATTCTAATCTAAGAGGAGTTTTCGGTACAGCAGACCGTTATCCCACTTATGATGAATTATTCACTTATTTCGTAAACGTAAATCACGATATTCAGGGAAATCCTGATCTGAAGCCGGAAAACGGATACTCTGCAGGGTTATTCTGGGATCAGGGATTTGATATGGGTGACGGATGGAAATTCAATTATAATTTAGAAGCATTATATGTTGACCTGAATGATAAAATTGAAAATGTAATGGTTGTAAAACCTTCCACTTACAAGTACATGAACCTTGATAAATACAGGAGTTTATTATTTGGTGCTAATGCCAATATTGTAAAAGATCAGTTTTCATTAGGTGTAAGAACCTCATTAAACGGAATTTCTGTTTCCAAGCAGGAAATGGATGTTACGACTCCGGATGATTTTCAATATAATTTTCAGGTAGGAGCCAATGTTTCTTACCAACTCGCCGGACCAAAAACAGCACTCAACCTTTTCTATAAATACACAGGGCCATCAAGAATATATGTGATTGAAAATGAAGCGTTTCGTTTAGCAAGAACAGATGGTTTCCATATGATGGATTTTGTTGTAAGCCAACCTTTTTGGAAGGAACGCCTGGAATTGTCAGTTGGGGTAAAAAATATTTTTGACGTAACGACAATCAACAGTACAAACAGCACAGCTTCAGCACATAATGCCGCAACGGACCGCTTGAATTTATATTATGGCAGAAGCTATTTCGCAAGATTAATGTATCAATTTTAA